A window from Enterocloster bolteae encodes these proteins:
- the rhaM gene encoding L-rhamnose mutarotase: MMTVEAVTRNDLTKGGYRMVRKGFKMFLNPGMAEEYEKRHNALWPEMKEMIRQYGGHNYSIFLDRETNVLYGYLEVEDEALWAESADTPINRRWWDYMADIMETNADNSPVCVDFVPVFHLD; the protein is encoded by the coding sequence ATGATGACTGTTGAGGCTGTTACGAGAAATGATTTGACGAAGGGAGGGTACCGCATGGTCAGGAAGGGATTTAAAATGTTCCTTAATCCGGGAATGGCAGAGGAATACGAGAAGCGCCACAATGCGCTGTGGCCTGAGATGAAAGAGATGATACGCCAGTACGGAGGTCATAACTACAGCATTTTTCTGGACAGGGAAACCAATGTGCTCTATGGGTATCTGGAAGTGGAGGATGAGGCGCTCTGGGCTGAATCAGCAGATACGCCTATAAACCGCAGATGGTGGGACTATATGGCCGACATCATGGAAACGAATGCAGATAACAGTCCGGTATGTGTGGATTTTGTACCGGTGTTTCATTTGGATTAA
- the rhaB gene encoding rhamnulokinase — protein MNRYYLAVDIGASSGRHILGWMENGKMNLREIYRFSNGMEMVDGTLCWNLVGLFEEIKAGMRECKKLGINPESMGIDTWAVDFVLLDKQGHVLGKTAGYRDRRTEGMDLKVYERISREELYRRTGIQKQIFNTVYQLMAVKEKQPDILSQAESFLMIPDYLNFLLTGVQKQEYTNATTTQLVNPSERTWDRELIEALGYPQKLFGGLSMPGTVVGRLSEDVQKETGLDCRVVLPATHDTGSAVAAVPSNRDHVLYISSGTWSLMGTELKDADCREMSMEANFANEGGYEYRYRFLKNIMGLWMIQSVKKEWKESGEDYSFGEICKRASRETISSIVDCNDSRFLAPESMCKAVKTYCEESGQQVPETKWEMAAVIYNSLADCYRICCREIEALTGVRYDCIHIVGGGANADYLNRLTAEATGKTVYAGPTEATAIGNLAVQMIEGKEFKSLKEARDSIFCSFEIKTYEPSEKV, from the coding sequence GTGAACCGTTATTATCTTGCAGTGGATATAGGGGCCTCCAGCGGCCGCCATATCCTGGGGTGGATGGAGAATGGGAAGATGAATCTGCGGGAAATCTACCGTTTTTCCAATGGGATGGAAATGGTGGACGGGACCCTGTGCTGGAATCTCGTTGGGCTTTTTGAGGAAATTAAGGCCGGAATGAGAGAATGTAAAAAACTGGGTATCAACCCGGAAAGCATGGGGATTGACACCTGGGCTGTGGACTTTGTACTTCTGGACAAACAGGGACATGTGCTGGGCAAGACTGCCGGCTACAGGGACAGGCGCACCGAGGGAATGGATTTAAAGGTGTATGAGCGGATTTCCAGGGAGGAACTGTACCGGAGGACCGGTATCCAGAAACAGATTTTCAACACGGTTTACCAGCTGATGGCTGTGAAGGAAAAACAGCCGGATATCCTTTCACAGGCAGAAAGCTTTCTTATGATACCGGATTACTTAAACTTCCTGCTGACCGGGGTACAGAAACAGGAGTATACCAATGCCACCACCACTCAGCTGGTCAATCCCTCTGAACGTACCTGGGACAGGGAACTGATTGAGGCTCTGGGATATCCGCAGAAGCTTTTTGGCGGGCTGTCCATGCCGGGAACCGTGGTGGGAAGGCTCAGTGAGGATGTGCAAAAGGAGACCGGACTGGATTGCCGGGTGGTGCTTCCGGCCACCCACGACACTGGCTCCGCCGTGGCCGCCGTACCGTCCAACCGGGACCATGTGCTCTATATCAGCTCCGGTACCTGGTCCTTAATGGGGACAGAGCTTAAGGACGCTGACTGCCGGGAGATGAGCATGGAGGCCAACTTTGCAAACGAGGGCGGATATGAGTACAGGTACCGTTTCCTTAAAAACATCATGGGGCTGTGGATGATTCAGTCCGTGAAAAAGGAGTGGAAGGAATCGGGGGAGGATTATTCCTTTGGCGAGATATGTAAGAGGGCTTCCCGCGAAACCATTTCCTCCATTGTGGACTGCAATGACAGCCGTTTCCTGGCTCCTGAAAGCATGTGCAAAGCAGTGAAAACTTACTGTGAGGAGAGCGGACAGCAGGTTCCTGAGACTAAGTGGGAGATGGCTGCTGTGATTTACAACAGCCTGGCGGACTGCTACCGCATCTGCTGCCGGGAAATTGAGGCCCTTACAGGCGTGAGATATGACTGCATCCATATCGTGGGAGGCGGAGCCAATGCGGACTACTTAAACCGCCTGACGGCGGAGGCCACAGGAAAGACCGTTTACGCGGGACCCACGGAGGCCACGGCCATCGGCAATCTGGCTGTGCAGATGATAGAGGGGAAGGAGTTTAAGAGCCTGAAGGAGGCCAGGGACAGTATTTTTTGCTCATTTGAAATCAAGACCTATGAACCTTCTGAGAAGGTTTGA
- a CDS encoding AraC family transcriptional regulator, with the protein MNQELIQSLSVITEEEQKILAGSADIDRTLYMDREDMVIDSDKLLEAGQLITIRPHTRFVHFPEHTHNYVEVIYMCRGETTHVVDGRELKLKEGELLFLNQHAVQEIQPAGQDDIAVNFIILPEFFDTAFRMMGEEENLLRDFIVGCLCDDTRYGRYLHFQIADVLPVQNLVENLVWSLMHEREGMQAMNQTTMGLLLRHLMHYTGRIRVNRDSEQSFEQQLTLQVLRYIDEHYREGSLTELAALMGYDVYWLSRAINRLLGRNYKELLQIKRLNQAAFLLHSTRMPVADVSFAVGYDNTSYFYRIFRTYYGMSPKEYRKNG; encoded by the coding sequence ATGAACCAGGAGCTGATTCAAAGCCTGAGCGTCATTACAGAAGAAGAACAGAAGATACTGGCAGGCAGTGCAGATATTGACAGGACCCTGTATATGGATCGTGAGGACATGGTCATTGACAGCGATAAGCTCCTGGAAGCCGGACAGCTCATTACCATCCGGCCCCATACCCGTTTCGTGCATTTTCCGGAGCACACCCACAACTATGTGGAGGTAATCTATATGTGCAGGGGAGAGACCACCCATGTGGTGGATGGCAGGGAACTGAAGCTTAAGGAAGGGGAACTGCTGTTTTTAAACCAGCACGCGGTCCAGGAAATCCAGCCTGCGGGTCAGGATGACATTGCGGTGAATTTTATCATTCTTCCCGAATTTTTTGATACGGCCTTCCGCATGATGGGGGAGGAGGAGAATCTGCTGCGGGATTTTATTGTGGGATGCCTCTGCGACGATACCAGGTACGGACGCTATCTTCATTTCCAGATTGCGGATGTGCTGCCGGTCCAGAACCTGGTGGAAAACCTGGTGTGGTCCCTTATGCATGAGCGGGAAGGAATGCAGGCCATGAACCAGACTACCATGGGTCTGCTGCTGCGGCATCTTATGCATTATACGGGGCGGATCCGGGTAAACCGCGACAGCGAACAATCCTTTGAGCAGCAGCTTACCCTTCAGGTGCTGCGCTACATAGACGAGCATTACCGGGAGGGAAGCCTGACAGAGCTGGCAGCTTTGATGGGATATGATGTGTACTGGCTCAGCCGTGCCATCAACCGCCTGCTGGGCCGCAATTACAAGGAATTACTGCAGATTAAACGGCTGAACCAGGCCGCGTTTCTCCTGCACAGCACGCGCATGCCGGTGGCGGACGTGAGCTTTGCTGTGGGGTATGACAATACCAGCTACTTTTACAGAATATTCAGGACCTATTACGGTATGTCTCCCAAGGAGTACAGGAAGAACGGATAG